The following proteins are co-located in the Mycolicibacterium goodii genome:
- a CDS encoding cation-translocating P-type ATPase yields MTTIAAAGLTDAEVAQRIADGKTNDVPTRAARTVSEIVRANVFTRINAILGVLFVIVLSTGSLINGAFGLLIIANSAIGIIQEIRAKQTLDKLAIVGQAKPTVRRQSGTRSVLPSEVVLDDIIELGPGDQIVVDGEVVEESNLEVDESLLTGEADPIAKDPGDAVMSGSFVVAGSGAYRATKVGREAYAAKLAEEASKFTLVKSELRNGINKILQFITYLLVPAGLLTIYTQLFTTDAGWREAVLRMVGALVPMVPEGLVLMTSIAFAVGVVRLGRRQCLVNELPAIEGLARVDVVCADKTGTLTENGMRVSDLKPLTEAQVAEVLAQLAADDARPNASMAAIAEAYQMPPGWTATATAPFKSATKWSGTSYAEHGNWVIGAPDVLLDPGSPVAEEAERIGAQGLRVLLLGSSDRGVDAPDAPGVVTPAALVVLEQRIRPDAGDTLDYFASQHVSVKVISGDNAVSVGAVAGKLGLHGETMDARRLPEQPDELAETLEECTTFGRVRPDQKRAMVHALQSRGHTVAMTGDGVNDVLALKDADIGVAMGSGSSASRAVAQIVLLDNKFATLPYVVGEGRRVIGNIERVSNLFLTKTVYSVLLAILVGIGGLSARFFGTDPLLFPFQPIHVTIAAWFTIGIPAFILSLAPNNERAQSGFVRRVMTSALPSGLVVGTATFVSYLVAYQGREATPVEQTQASTAALITLLASSLWVLAVVARPYQWWRVLLVACSMLAYVLIFSIPLAQELFMLDPTNFKVTATALGIGVFGAALVEVLWWVQGRVLGEKRRVWR; encoded by the coding sequence GTGACGACGATTGCCGCCGCCGGCCTCACCGACGCCGAGGTCGCCCAGCGGATCGCCGACGGCAAGACCAACGACGTCCCCACCCGCGCCGCGCGCACAGTGTCCGAGATCGTCCGCGCCAACGTGTTCACCCGCATCAACGCGATCCTCGGGGTGCTGTTCGTCATCGTGCTGTCGACCGGTTCGCTGATCAACGGCGCGTTCGGGTTGCTGATCATCGCCAACAGCGCGATCGGCATCATCCAGGAGATCCGGGCCAAGCAGACGCTGGACAAGCTCGCGATCGTCGGTCAGGCCAAGCCGACGGTGCGCAGACAGTCGGGCACCAGGTCGGTGCTGCCCAGCGAGGTCGTGCTCGACGACATCATCGAGTTGGGTCCCGGTGATCAGATCGTGGTCGACGGTGAGGTGGTCGAGGAGAGCAACCTCGAGGTCGACGAGTCGCTGCTCACCGGTGAGGCCGATCCGATCGCCAAGGACCCCGGTGACGCCGTCATGTCAGGCAGCTTCGTCGTCGCGGGCAGCGGTGCGTACCGGGCCACCAAGGTGGGCCGCGAGGCGTACGCGGCGAAGCTGGCCGAGGAGGCCTCGAAGTTCACCTTGGTGAAATCCGAACTGCGCAACGGCATCAACAAGATCCTGCAGTTCATCACCTATCTGCTGGTGCCCGCGGGTCTGCTGACCATCTACACGCAGTTGTTCACCACCGACGCCGGGTGGCGCGAGGCCGTGCTGCGCATGGTCGGCGCGCTGGTGCCGATGGTGCCCGAGGGCCTGGTGCTGATGACGTCGATCGCGTTCGCGGTCGGTGTGGTGCGCCTCGGGCGGCGCCAGTGCCTGGTCAACGAACTGCCCGCGATCGAGGGCCTGGCGCGCGTGGACGTCGTGTGCGCGGACAAGACCGGCACGCTGACCGAGAACGGGATGCGCGTCAGCGACCTCAAGCCGCTCACCGAGGCGCAGGTAGCAGAGGTGCTGGCGCAGCTGGCCGCCGACGATGCGCGACCCAACGCCAGCATGGCCGCGATCGCCGAGGCCTACCAGATGCCGCCGGGGTGGACGGCGACCGCGACGGCCCCGTTCAAGTCGGCCACCAAGTGGAGCGGCACGTCCTACGCCGAACACGGCAACTGGGTGATCGGCGCGCCGGACGTGCTGCTGGATCCCGGCTCGCCCGTCGCCGAGGAGGCCGAACGCATCGGTGCGCAGGGTTTGCGTGTCCTGCTGCTGGGCTCGTCGGACCGCGGTGTCGACGCGCCGGACGCGCCAGGCGTCGTGACCCCGGCCGCGCTCGTGGTGCTCGAACAACGCATCCGACCGGACGCCGGTGACACCCTCGACTACTTCGCGTCCCAGCACGTCTCGGTGAAGGTGATCTCCGGTGACAACGCGGTGTCGGTGGGTGCGGTGGCAGGCAAGCTCGGTCTGCACGGCGAGACCATGGACGCCCGGCGCCTGCCCGAACAACCCGACGAACTGGCCGAGACGCTGGAGGAGTGCACGACGTTCGGCCGCGTGCGCCCGGACCAGAAGCGCGCGATGGTGCACGCGCTGCAGTCCCGCGGCCACACCGTCGCGATGACCGGTGACGGCGTCAACGACGTGCTGGCCCTCAAGGATGCCGACATCGGCGTCGCGATGGGTTCGGGTAGCTCGGCGTCGCGCGCGGTCGCGCAGATCGTGTTGCTGGACAACAAGTTCGCGACGCTGCCGTATGTGGTGGGTGAGGGCCGACGGGTGATCGGCAACATCGAACGGGTCTCCAACCTGTTCCTCACCAAGACCGTGTATTCGGTGCTGCTGGCGATCCTGGTCGGCATCGGCGGCCTGTCGGCACGGTTCTTCGGCACGGACCCGCTGCTGTTCCCGTTCCAGCCCATCCACGTGACCATCGCGGCGTGGTTCACCATCGGCATCCCGGCGTTCATCCTGTCGCTCGCGCCCAACAACGAGCGCGCCCAGTCGGGTTTCGTGCGGCGCGTGATGACCTCCGCGTTGCCGTCGGGCCTGGTGGTCGGCACCGCCACGTTCGTCTCCTATTTGGTGGCCTACCAGGGCCGTGAGGCCACGCCGGTCGAGCAGACCCAGGCGTCCACCGCGGCGTTGATCACGTTGCTGGCGTCGTCGTTGTGGGTGCTTGCGGTGGTGGCCCGGCCGTACCAGTGGTGGCGGGTTTTGCTCGTCGCGTGCTCGATGCTGGCCTATGTGTTGATCTTCTCGATCCCGCTGGCGCAGGAGCTGTTCATGCTGGATCCGACCAACTTCAAGGTCACCGCGACCGCACTGGGGATCGGTGTGTTCGGAGCCGCGCTGGTCGAGGTGCTGTGGTGGGTGCAGGGCCGCGTGCTGGGCGAGAAACGGCGGGTGTGGAGATAG
- a CDS encoding antitoxin — protein MGFLDKAKDLLSKNADKVETVIDKAGDIVDQKTQGKYAQHVDKAQDAAKNAIRKDDNPNNPPQEPQQ, from the coding sequence ATGGGATTCCTGGACAAGGCAAAAGACCTCTTGTCGAAGAACGCCGACAAGGTGGAGACCGTGATCGACAAGGCCGGCGACATCGTCGACCAGAAGACGCAGGGTAAGTACGCCCAGCACGTCGACAAGGCGCAGGACGCCGCGAAGAACGCCATCCGTAAAGACGACAATCCGAACAACCCCCCTCAAGAACCACAGCAGTAA
- a CDS encoding SRPBCC family protein, translated as MAKLSVSVDVPLPPEQAWEHASDLSRYHEWLSIHRAWRSKLPETLEKGTVIESIVEVKGMLNRIRWTLVHYKPPQALTLNGDGRGGVKVKLIGKIKPTDDGSTVGFDLHLGGPALFGPIGMVVAAALKSDIQESLNRFKQLYAPSAT; from the coding sequence ATGGCCAAACTCTCTGTCTCCGTCGATGTCCCATTGCCGCCGGAGCAGGCGTGGGAGCACGCCTCGGACCTGTCCCGGTACCACGAGTGGCTCAGCATTCACCGGGCCTGGCGCTCGAAGCTGCCCGAAACCCTGGAGAAGGGCACGGTGATCGAGTCGATCGTCGAGGTCAAGGGCATGCTGAACCGCATCAGGTGGACGCTGGTGCACTACAAGCCCCCGCAGGCGCTCACGCTCAACGGCGACGGCCGCGGCGGGGTCAAGGTCAAGCTCATCGGCAAGATCAAGCCCACCGATGACGGCTCGACCGTCGGGTTCGACCTGCATCTCGGCGGTCCGGCCCTGTTCGGCCCCATCGGCATGGTGGTCGCTGCGGCGCTCAAGAGCGACATCCAGGAGTCGCTCAACCGGTTCAAGCAGCTCTACGCCCCCTCGGCGACGTAA
- a CDS encoding MarR family winged helix-turn-helix transcriptional regulator — MRNTRGGRGNDLGVLAGRLLFAVQGELFDRLHDEGFDDIVPRHGVVLAYLRHEGVRATDLARASGQLKQVVGAIVDDLERLGYVKRKPDPADRRAKLIVPTARGSAQMAAADAIMADIMNRHARQLGAEKFDRFLDDFRAVIENQRAARRTS; from the coding sequence GTGAGGAACACCAGGGGCGGTCGCGGCAACGACCTCGGTGTGCTCGCGGGCAGGTTGCTCTTCGCGGTCCAGGGCGAACTGTTCGACCGCCTGCATGACGAGGGTTTCGACGACATCGTGCCGCGCCACGGGGTGGTCCTGGCATATCTTCGGCACGAGGGTGTGCGCGCCACTGACCTTGCGCGTGCTTCCGGCCAGCTCAAGCAGGTTGTCGGCGCGATCGTCGACGATCTGGAACGGCTGGGCTATGTGAAGCGCAAGCCCGATCCTGCGGATCGTCGCGCCAAACTCATCGTGCCGACCGCTCGGGGCAGCGCCCAGATGGCTGCGGCCGACGCCATCATGGCCGACATCATGAACCGGCATGCGCGCCAGCTCGGCGCGGAGAAGTTCGACCGGTTTCTCGACGATTTCCGCGCGGTCATCGAGAACCAGCGCGCCGCACGTCGGACTTCATAA
- a CDS encoding isochorismatase family protein — protein sequence MGSSKFTRENTAVLLIDHQVGLFTGVRDIDVNELKHNVVGLARAARILELPIVAATTSRDSLWGPTIPELLEVLGPDEVLDRSTVNAWDDERFVAAVRGTGRDHLIIAGLSFEICASLPAISARDNGFHPKIALDACGTFSAHKRQAGLVRLATLGIEVSDYATTIVEIMGDNADPRANDIYAALDMPFATLMGQVATALTGPAYV from the coding sequence ATGGGTTCATCGAAGTTCACCCGCGAGAACACCGCGGTCCTGCTGATCGACCACCAGGTGGGTTTGTTCACGGGCGTGCGCGACATCGACGTCAACGAACTCAAGCACAATGTCGTGGGACTTGCCCGTGCCGCCCGGATTCTCGAGTTGCCGATCGTGGCCGCGACGACATCGCGAGACAGCCTGTGGGGACCGACGATTCCGGAACTACTCGAGGTGCTGGGCCCCGATGAGGTGCTCGACAGGTCGACGGTCAACGCTTGGGACGACGAGCGTTTCGTCGCCGCGGTCCGCGGAACCGGCCGCGACCACCTGATCATCGCGGGGCTGTCTTTCGAGATCTGTGCGTCGCTGCCGGCAATATCCGCACGAGACAACGGGTTTCATCCGAAGATCGCTTTGGACGCGTGCGGAACGTTCTCGGCGCACAAACGGCAAGCGGGACTTGTTCGGCTGGCTACCCTGGGGATCGAGGTTTCCGACTATGCGACGACGATCGTCGAGATCATGGGCGACAACGCCGATCCGCGCGCCAACGACATCTACGCGGCGTTGGACATGCCGTTCGCGACCCTGATGGGCCAGGTGGCGACGGCGCTCACCGGACCCGCCTATGTGTAG
- a CDS encoding GMC family oxidoreductase, with the protein MANRLSGDAGTRVLLIEAGPAYGPGEYPDVLADANRVRGDDAHDWGYQTQDLPMLGHNVKAPRGRVLGGSSAVNAAVAMRARPTDLARWTARGLDGWSFDEVLPMYKALENTASGDDAWHGRSGPLPIRQTTMDDNTPSMQAFVLAAEALGFPRVQDFNGASQHGVSPYPLNVVDGIRVNTAMAYLTEDVRRRPNLTITGSAEVDVVMFTGRRVAGIRLVSGDVVTADRVILCAGAFGSPAILMRSGIGPPCHLRELGIPVLQDAPVGQRLKEHPFFYNTYALRPPSDSMEPVAGAILWTASTEACQGELDLQISGTHIADPEQRRAGGVIVLASSVTLPNSIGSVRLRDRDPRVPPVIRYNFFSDRSDLRRMLEAVRLSREIGRTAPFCDVVGGELTPGPAVADDIDLERSVIAAVDGYAHPTSTVPMGGADDSDAVVDGLGRVRGVENLFVVDASIMPDIPSAPTNLTTMMIAETIAGRMVGGGPAQLQEGAHGRRSA; encoded by the coding sequence ATGGCTAACCGCTTGAGTGGTGACGCCGGGACCAGAGTCCTGCTCATCGAGGCAGGACCCGCATACGGACCCGGGGAGTACCCAGACGTGCTCGCCGACGCGAACAGGGTTCGCGGCGACGACGCCCACGATTGGGGATACCAGACCCAGGATCTCCCGATGTTGGGGCACAACGTGAAAGCGCCACGCGGACGCGTTCTGGGCGGCAGTTCGGCGGTGAACGCCGCCGTGGCCATGCGGGCACGGCCCACCGATCTGGCCCGATGGACCGCGCGGGGCCTCGACGGGTGGTCGTTCGATGAGGTGCTGCCGATGTACAAGGCGCTCGAGAACACCGCATCGGGCGACGACGCCTGGCACGGTCGGTCTGGCCCGTTGCCGATCCGGCAGACGACGATGGACGACAACACCCCGTCGATGCAGGCGTTCGTCCTGGCAGCCGAGGCGCTCGGTTTCCCCAGAGTTCAGGACTTCAACGGCGCTTCGCAGCACGGTGTTTCGCCCTACCCGCTCAACGTCGTCGACGGCATACGTGTCAACACGGCAATGGCATATCTGACCGAGGACGTGCGCCGCAGGCCGAACCTGACGATCACCGGCTCAGCGGAGGTCGATGTCGTGATGTTCACCGGCCGACGAGTCGCCGGAATCCGGTTGGTATCCGGAGATGTCGTCACCGCAGACCGGGTGATCCTGTGCGCCGGTGCGTTCGGCAGCCCGGCCATCCTGATGCGTTCGGGAATCGGGCCACCGTGCCATCTCAGGGAGCTCGGTATCCCGGTGCTGCAGGACGCGCCAGTGGGGCAGCGCCTCAAGGAGCATCCCTTCTTCTACAACACCTACGCGCTGCGACCACCCTCGGATTCGATGGAACCCGTTGCCGGAGCGATACTCTGGACCGCTTCGACGGAAGCCTGCCAAGGGGAACTCGATTTGCAGATCTCGGGAACGCACATCGCCGACCCCGAGCAGCGCCGCGCGGGTGGCGTGATCGTGCTGGCCAGCTCGGTCACCCTGCCCAACTCGATCGGGTCGGTGCGGCTGAGGGACCGGGACCCACGCGTCCCACCGGTGATCCGGTACAACTTTTTCTCCGACCGCAGCGATCTACGCCGAATGCTGGAGGCGGTTCGGCTCTCCCGGGAAATCGGCAGAACAGCCCCCTTCTGCGACGTCGTCGGCGGCGAACTGACGCCAGGCCCCGCCGTGGCCGACGACATCGATCTTGAGCGCTCGGTCATTGCCGCCGTCGACGGGTATGCGCATCCGACGTCGACGGTTCCGATGGGTGGCGCCGACGACAGCGACGCCGTGGTCGATGGTCTGGGTCGGGTCCGCGGCGTCGAGAACCTATTCGTCGTCGATGCCTCGATCATGCCGGATATTCCCTCGGCGCCCACCAATCTGACCACGATGATGATTGCCGAGACCATCGCCGGAAGAATGGTCGGCGGCGGCCCGGCACAGTTACAGGAGGGTGCCCATGGTCGTCGTTCCGCTTGA
- a CDS encoding alpha/beta hydrolase, with the protein MVVVPLDPQDISAARTLRTEFARFWSTEKGDPRAVYDRFIGGTPVAEGVSVEHVDGDQGAGVWVRPGDAAPERVLLFLHGGGYGLGSPSAYTGLVSQLAVRTGAGVFVLDYPLAPEARLPAALDDAVATLRHMTTAYECVAVAGDSAGGGLALALTQQARAQNLGVAATAVFSPWTDLSLGGDSMQTNAAADPLLDPDYLLSSARAYLGSAAPRDPRASPLFGAMEGLPPVLIQVGSDEILLDDSRRFAASTERAGGIVELQEWQGMHHVFQLDVAHLRSARAALDHAARFLHRHLNTGQDVRPTIGATDQSLLRHPGA; encoded by the coding sequence ATGGTCGTCGTTCCGCTTGATCCACAGGACATCTCGGCTGCTCGCACGTTGCGAACCGAGTTCGCACGGTTCTGGTCGACCGAAAAGGGTGACCCCAGGGCGGTGTACGACCGGTTCATCGGGGGGACGCCGGTGGCAGAAGGCGTATCGGTCGAGCATGTCGACGGCGACCAGGGGGCCGGTGTCTGGGTCCGGCCCGGTGACGCAGCACCGGAACGTGTTCTGCTGTTCCTTCACGGGGGTGGCTACGGCCTGGGGAGCCCGTCCGCGTACACCGGTCTCGTCAGCCAGTTGGCGGTGCGTACCGGGGCAGGGGTTTTCGTGCTCGACTACCCGTTGGCCCCCGAAGCGCGGTTGCCCGCGGCGCTCGATGACGCCGTGGCGACTCTGCGGCACATGACCACCGCGTATGAATGTGTCGCCGTCGCAGGTGACTCGGCAGGTGGTGGCCTGGCTCTTGCCCTCACGCAGCAGGCGCGTGCGCAGAATCTCGGGGTTGCGGCTACAGCGGTGTTCTCGCCGTGGACCGACCTCAGTCTCGGCGGGGACAGCATGCAAACAAACGCGGCGGCGGACCCCTTGCTCGACCCCGATTACCTGCTCTCGTCGGCCCGCGCGTATCTGGGTTCGGCGGCGCCCCGTGACCCACGCGCCTCGCCGCTGTTCGGGGCGATGGAAGGGCTGCCGCCGGTGCTGATCCAGGTCGGCAGCGACGAAATCCTGTTGGACGACTCGCGCCGGTTCGCCGCCTCCACCGAGCGAGCCGGCGGGATCGTCGAACTACAGGAGTGGCAGGGCATGCACCATGTGTTCCAGCTGGACGTCGCCCACCTGCGCAGCGCGCGCGCGGCGCTCGACCACGCAGCGCGGTTCCTTCATCGGCATCTCAACACTGGGCAGGATGTCCGCCCGACCATCGGAGCCACCGATCAGTCATTACTGCGTCACCCGGGCGCGTAA
- a CDS encoding acyl-CoA synthetase, giving the protein MNIFTLLEQTAARFGDRGAVFRGERELYTWAQLRDRASRLGSTLGTPGTRIAVASENRPEIVELMFGVWAGECVYVPVNYKLHPREMSDIIADSGAAQVFASPKIAPGLAAVTEAPVEVIGSETYAQRFTAAPAPVPLTDPAQLAWLFYTSGTTGKSKGAMLSHRNLMAMTVAHLADFDSPDEHASLVHGAPMSHGSGLYIPPYVSRGARQVIPESGAFQPDEFLDLCEHHPGCSAFLAPTMVQRLISTGRPRPRNLRTVVYGGGPMYVDSLKKALAAYGQIFVQLYGQGEAPMTITGLRRADHVDADDATLGSVGYPRSGVQVAVLRDDGTPADVGEIGEIVCRGDVVMSGYWNNPDATAATLENGWLHTGDLGSFDARGHLTLRDRSKDVVISGGSNIYPREVEEALLTHPDVVEAGVVGAPDAEWGEIVVAFVVTDGTPVDAAALDAHLLDRIARFKRPKRYEFIDTLPKNSYGKVLKRELRARVTQ; this is encoded by the coding sequence GTGAACATTTTCACCCTGCTGGAGCAGACCGCAGCCCGCTTCGGCGACCGCGGCGCGGTGTTCCGCGGTGAACGTGAGCTGTACACCTGGGCGCAGCTGCGGGACCGCGCATCGCGGCTCGGCTCGACCCTCGGGACGCCCGGCACCCGCATCGCGGTGGCCAGCGAGAACCGGCCCGAGATCGTCGAGCTCATGTTCGGGGTGTGGGCAGGCGAATGCGTGTACGTGCCCGTCAACTACAAGCTGCACCCACGCGAGATGTCCGACATCATCGCCGATTCCGGTGCGGCGCAGGTGTTCGCCTCCCCGAAGATCGCGCCGGGTCTTGCGGCCGTCACCGAGGCGCCCGTCGAGGTCATCGGCTCCGAAACCTACGCGCAGCGGTTCACCGCAGCGCCCGCCCCGGTGCCGCTGACCGATCCGGCCCAACTGGCGTGGCTGTTCTACACCAGCGGCACCACGGGTAAATCCAAGGGCGCCATGCTGTCTCACCGCAACCTCATGGCGATGACGGTCGCGCATCTGGCGGATTTCGACTCCCCCGACGAGCACGCCAGCCTGGTGCACGGCGCGCCGATGTCGCACGGGTCCGGCCTCTACATCCCGCCCTACGTGTCACGCGGTGCGCGACAGGTGATTCCGGAATCCGGTGCGTTCCAGCCCGACGAGTTCCTCGACCTGTGCGAGCACCATCCCGGGTGCAGCGCCTTCCTCGCGCCGACCATGGTGCAGCGTCTCATCTCCACCGGGCGGCCACGGCCGAGAAACCTGCGCACCGTCGTCTACGGCGGCGGCCCGATGTACGTCGACAGCCTCAAGAAGGCGCTGGCGGCCTACGGCCAGATCTTCGTGCAGCTCTACGGGCAGGGCGAGGCGCCCATGACGATCACCGGTCTGCGCCGTGCCGATCATGTGGACGCCGACGACGCCACGCTGGGCTCGGTGGGATATCCCCGCTCGGGTGTGCAGGTCGCCGTGCTGCGCGACGACGGCACACCGGCCGACGTCGGCGAGATCGGCGAGATCGTGTGCCGCGGCGATGTCGTCATGAGCGGTTACTGGAACAACCCGGACGCCACGGCGGCCACGCTCGAAAACGGCTGGCTGCACACCGGCGACCTGGGATCCTTCGACGCGCGTGGCCACCTCACGCTGCGCGACCGGTCCAAGGACGTGGTGATCAGCGGCGGCAGCAACATCTATCCCCGCGAGGTCGAGGAGGCGCTGCTCACCCACCCCGACGTCGTCGAGGCAGGCGTCGTCGGGGCACCCGATGCCGAGTGGGGTGAAATCGTGGTGGCGTTCGTCGTCACCGACGGAACCCCGGTCGACGCCGCCGCACTCGACGCGCACCTGCTGGATCGCATCGCCCGGTTCAAACGCCCCAAGCGCTACGAGTTCATCGACACGCTGCCGAAGAACAGCTACGGCAAGGTGCTCAAGCGCGAGTTACGCGCCCGGGTGACGCAGTAA
- a CDS encoding SDR family NAD(P)-dependent oxidoreductase: protein MRVAIITGASSGIGFGCATRLAEAGMAVLGVGRDNERLAELAETIDAPDRVATLAIDLTDDEAPGRIVDTAVTRWGRIDFLINNAGVGSPKPLHETDDESLDYFLGLMLRAPFRLARDVIPHMGPGSAIINVTSTFAVVGGLRGGAYSAAKGGLTALTTHIACQYGAQGIRCNAVAPGVTLTPMVATRLEDDRFRKINTEMTPHQRLGRVEDIASTVAFLCSDGGSFINGQTIVVDGGWSSTKYLSDRALNSEWVAR, encoded by the coding sequence ATGCGGGTAGCCATCATCACGGGAGCCAGCAGCGGCATCGGGTTCGGCTGTGCCACAAGGCTTGCCGAGGCCGGGATGGCCGTTCTCGGCGTCGGCCGCGACAACGAGCGGCTGGCCGAACTCGCCGAGACCATCGACGCGCCGGACCGGGTGGCCACCCTGGCGATCGACCTCACCGACGACGAGGCCCCCGGCCGCATCGTCGACACCGCGGTGACCCGGTGGGGTCGCATCGACTTCCTGATCAACAACGCGGGCGTCGGCAGCCCCAAACCGCTGCACGAGACCGACGACGAATCCCTGGACTACTTCCTGGGTCTCATGCTGCGGGCGCCGTTCCGCCTCGCGCGCGACGTGATCCCCCACATGGGGCCGGGTTCGGCGATCATCAACGTCACGTCGACGTTCGCGGTGGTCGGCGGTCTGCGCGGCGGAGCCTACTCGGCCGCCAAAGGTGGGCTCACGGCGCTCACCACACACATCGCCTGCCAGTACGGCGCCCAGGGCATCCGGTGCAACGCCGTCGCACCCGGGGTCACCCTCACCCCGATGGTGGCGACGCGCCTGGAAGACGACCGGTTCCGCAAGATCAACACCGAGATGACCCCGCACCAACGCCTCGGCCGGGTCGAGGACATCGCGAGCACCGTGGCTTTTCTGTGCTCCGACGGCGGCAGCTTCATCAACGGCCAGACCATCGTCGTCGACGGCGGCTGGAGTTCGACGAAGTACCTGTCGGATCGGGCGCTGAACTCGGAATGGGTTGCGCGGTGA
- a CDS encoding AMP-binding protein — protein sequence MRATEAYERGLWVRTTLADALADAARDTPRRVLLIDGDVRLTCAELHSRATALAHHMVCRMPAGSVVSFMLPNWHEAAIVYLASTLAGMVINPILPSLRDHELRFILDDAASRMIFIPGEFGRHDHSAMLQRVCAGLETPPEVVVVRGDPGPHTAFASLGGSGADLPTLDPDAVRMMMYTSGTTGRPKGVLHSHNSIHALICQLRGHWMIEPGDTFLVPSPIAHIGGSIYAFECPLLLGTTAVLMQHWNADDGVALMTEHRCTHMAGATPFLDQLLGAAERAGTRLPDLKVFICGGASVPPSLIRRAAAYFERAVVSRVYGSTEVPVTTVGSLQPDDIEHAACTDGRPGIAEIRLVTGEIRARGPQMLLGYLHAEDNAFDEQGFFRTGDLGRWVDGDYLTVTGRAKDLIIRNGENISPKEIEDILIGELGITEIAVVGLPDARTGERACAVVVTDNHPAGAQPDVPALAEVLTKAGVAKFKFPEQVEIWDALPKNDAGKVLKHRIRTQLTKVE from the coding sequence ATGCGGGCCACCGAGGCGTACGAACGGGGGCTGTGGGTGCGCACCACCCTGGCCGACGCGCTCGCCGACGCCGCACGGGACACACCGCGGCGGGTCCTGCTGATCGACGGCGACGTACGCCTGACCTGCGCCGAACTGCACAGCCGGGCAACGGCTCTCGCACACCACATGGTCTGCCGGATGCCGGCAGGCAGCGTGGTGTCGTTCATGCTGCCGAACTGGCACGAGGCCGCGATCGTCTACCTGGCGTCGACTTTGGCCGGCATGGTGATCAACCCGATCCTGCCGTCGCTGCGCGACCATGAACTGCGGTTCATCCTCGACGACGCCGCAAGCCGGATGATCTTCATCCCCGGGGAATTCGGCAGGCACGACCACTCCGCGATGCTGCAACGGGTGTGCGCGGGCCTGGAGACGCCACCGGAGGTGGTCGTGGTGCGCGGGGACCCCGGACCGCACACGGCGTTCGCGTCGCTCGGCGGCTCCGGTGCGGACCTGCCGACGCTCGATCCCGATGCCGTGCGCATGATGATGTACACCTCGGGCACCACCGGACGCCCCAAAGGGGTGCTGCACAGCCACAATTCCATCCACGCGCTGATCTGTCAGCTGCGTGGGCACTGGATGATCGAGCCCGGTGACACCTTCCTGGTGCCCTCCCCCATCGCCCACATCGGCGGGTCGATCTACGCATTCGAATGCCCGTTGCTGCTCGGCACCACGGCCGTGCTGATGCAACACTGGAATGCCGACGACGGCGTCGCGCTCATGACCGAGCACCGCTGCACCCACATGGCCGGGGCGACACCGTTTCTGGACCAACTGCTGGGTGCGGCCGAGCGGGCAGGCACGCGTCTGCCCGATCTGAAGGTGTTCATCTGCGGTGGCGCGTCGGTACCGCCGTCGCTGATCCGGCGTGCGGCGGCCTACTTCGAACGGGCCGTGGTCAGCCGGGTGTACGGGTCGACCGAGGTGCCCGTCACGACCGTCGGATCACTGCAACCGGACGACATCGAACACGCCGCCTGCACCGACGGGCGGCCCGGAATCGCCGAGATCCGGCTGGTGACAGGCGAGATCCGGGCGCGGGGTCCGCAGATGCTGCTGGGCTACCTGCATGCCGAGGACAACGCCTTCGACGAGCAGGGTTTCTTCCGCACCGGGGACCTCGGCCGTTGGGTCGACGGCGACTACCTCACGGTCACCGGCCGGGCCAAGGACCTCATCATCCGCAACGGCGAGAACATCTCGCCCAAGGAGATCGAGGACATCCTGATCGGTGAGCTGGGCATCACCGAGATCGCCGTGGTGGGCCTGCCCGATGCGCGCACCGGGGAGCGGGCGTGCGCGGTTGTGGTCACCGACAACCACCCCGCCGGCGCGCAACCCGACGTACCGGCGCTGGCCGAGGTGCTCACCAAGGCCGGTGTCGCGAAGTTCAAGTTCCCCGAGCAGGTGGAGATCTGGGACGCCCTGCCCAAGAACGATGCGGGCAAGGTGCTCAAACACCGGATCCGGACACAGTTGACGAAGGTGGAGTGA